Proteins encoded within one genomic window of Bacillus thuringiensis:
- the gnd gene encoding phosphogluconate dehydrogenase (NAD(+)-dependent, decarboxylating) codes for MKLGLIGLGKMGFPLAEHLYEDKHEVVVYDVNKELVEKAGKLGITARHTLKEMIAELEAPRTIWVMVPAGEVVESVLKDVYPLLEEGDIVIEGGNSFYKDTLRRAEEAKSFGLHYVDIGTSGGVEGARYGACLMVGGEKEIYDQLEPLFKDLAVENGYSYAGRVGSGHFLKMVHNGIEYGMMQAIAEGFEVLDKSDFDFNYEDVAKVWANGSVIRGWLMDLTEKAFAEDPKLDGIKGVMNSSGEGKWTVETALELQAAAPVIAMSLFMRYRSQEDDTFHGKVVSALRNQFGGHEVVKK; via the coding sequence ATGAAACTAGGTTTAATTGGATTAGGAAAAATGGGATTCCCATTAGCGGAACATTTATATGAAGACAAGCATGAAGTAGTTGTATATGACGTAAATAAAGAGCTTGTTGAAAAGGCAGGAAAACTAGGGATTACTGCACGTCATACGTTAAAAGAAATGATTGCTGAACTAGAAGCTCCTCGTACAATTTGGGTAATGGTACCTGCTGGAGAAGTTGTAGAGTCAGTACTAAAAGATGTATATCCATTATTAGAGGAAGGCGATATTGTTATTGAAGGCGGAAATTCATTCTATAAAGATACGTTACGCCGTGCAGAAGAAGCGAAAAGCTTTGGTTTACATTACGTAGATATCGGAACATCTGGTGGTGTAGAAGGAGCGAGATACGGTGCTTGCTTAATGGTTGGTGGAGAAAAAGAAATTTATGATCAATTAGAACCTTTATTTAAAGATTTAGCGGTAGAAAATGGGTATTCTTATGCAGGCCGTGTTGGTAGTGGGCATTTCTTAAAAATGGTACATAACGGTATTGAGTACGGCATGATGCAAGCAATCGCTGAAGGCTTTGAAGTGTTAGATAAAAGTGATTTTGATTTCAATTATGAAGATGTTGCAAAAGTATGGGCGAACGGATCAGTTATCCGTGGCTGGTTAATGGACTTAACTGAAAAAGCATTTGCAGAAGATCCGAAACTAGATGGCATTAAAGGTGTAATGAACTCTTCAGGAGAAGGGAAATGGACTGTTGAAACGGCACTTGAACTTCAAGCAGCGGCACCGGTAATCGCGATGTCACTATTTATGCGCTACCGTTCTCAAGAAGATGATACATTCCATGGAAAAGTAGTTTCAGCACTACGTAATCAGTTCGGCGGACATGAAGTTGTAAAAAAATAA
- a CDS encoding ABC transporter ATP-binding protein: MIQFNQVSKSYEDGTKAVDSLHLEIKKGEFFVLIGPSGCGKTTTMKMVNRLIETTEGSILIDGKDIQQYNINELRWDIGYVLQQIALFPHMTIAENIAVVPEMRKWNKEKIKARVDELLQMVGLEPDVYRNRMPDELSGGQKQRVGVVRALAANPKIVLMDEPFSALDPLSREQLQKDIVQLQKKIQKTIVFVTHDMQEALSLGDRICIMKEGKVVQLDTPEGIIHNPKNEFVEEFIGNRGRPWYEGMNIEDVMSLDNRIRVEGTAISLHSPLQEALIRLQTEESVPVEENGQYVGALTSRHIVNYIVEQMKERG, encoded by the coding sequence GTGATTCAGTTTAATCAAGTGTCAAAATCATATGAAGATGGCACAAAAGCAGTGGATTCATTGCATTTAGAAATTAAAAAAGGAGAATTTTTTGTTCTCATTGGTCCGAGTGGTTGCGGGAAAACAACGACAATGAAGATGGTTAATCGTTTAATTGAAACGACTGAAGGCTCAATTTTAATCGATGGAAAAGATATTCAACAATATAATATTAATGAATTACGCTGGGATATAGGGTACGTGCTGCAGCAAATCGCTTTGTTTCCGCATATGACAATTGCAGAAAATATTGCAGTTGTTCCTGAAATGAGAAAATGGAATAAAGAAAAAATAAAAGCCCGTGTCGATGAGTTGCTACAGATGGTCGGGCTAGAACCAGATGTATATCGTAATCGTATGCCTGATGAATTGTCAGGGGGGCAAAAGCAACGTGTTGGTGTCGTACGGGCATTAGCCGCAAATCCGAAAATCGTTCTTATGGATGAACCGTTTAGTGCGTTAGATCCGTTAAGTAGGGAACAGCTTCAGAAGGATATTGTACAATTGCAAAAAAAGATTCAAAAAACAATTGTGTTCGTAACGCATGATATGCAAGAAGCGTTATCGCTTGGAGATCGTATTTGTATTATGAAAGAAGGAAAAGTTGTTCAATTAGATACACCAGAAGGTATTATACATAATCCGAAAAATGAATTTGTAGAGGAGTTCATTGGAAATCGTGGACGACCTTGGTATGAGGGCATGAATATAGAAGATGTAATGTCGTTAGACAATCGTATACGAGTTGAAGGGACTGCTATATCTTTGCATTCCCCTTTACAAGAAGCACTAATCCGCTTACAAACTGAAGAATCAGTGCCAGTTGAAGAAAATGGTCAATATGTTGGCGCTTTAACAAGTCGTCATATTGTCAATTACATTGTTGAACAAATGAAGGAAAGAGGCTAA
- a CDS encoding NADPH-dependent FMN reductase — protein MKLVVINGTPRKFGRTRVVAKYIADQFEGELYDLAIEELPLYNGEESQRDLEAVKKLKTLVKAADGVVLCTPEYHNAMSGALKNSLDYLSSSEFIHKPVALLAVAGGGKGGINALNSMRTVARGVYANAIPKQVVLDGLHVQDGELGEDAKPLIHDVVKELKAYMSVYKEVKKQLGVE, from the coding sequence ATGAAACTAGTCGTTATTAACGGGACACCAAGAAAATTTGGTAGAACTCGCGTGGTGGCAAAATATATTGCGGATCAATTTGAAGGGGAATTATATGATTTAGCAATTGAGGAGTTACCTTTATACAATGGAGAAGAGTCACAACGTGATTTAGAGGCAGTAAAAAAATTGAAAACGTTAGTGAAAGCTGCGGATGGGGTTGTATTATGTACACCAGAATATCATAATGCGATGAGCGGTGCGCTGAAAAACTCTTTAGATTACTTAAGTAGTAGTGAATTTATTCATAAACCAGTTGCGTTGTTAGCAGTTGCTGGTGGCGGTAAAGGTGGAATAAATGCATTAAACAGCATGCGAACGGTCGCTAGAGGTGTTTATGCAAATGCCATTCCAAAACAAGTTGTGCTTGATGGATTACATGTGCAAGATGGTGAACTTGGGGAAGATGCCAAACCATTAATTCATGATGTAGTTAAAGAATTAAAAGCATATATGAGCGTATATAAAGAGGTGAAAAAGCAACTAGGAGTGGAGTGA
- a CDS encoding YdcF family protein, giving the protein MNKWIFLIILLLPPLYIIYMTFRMNKVAREKLSYHSPYVLILGAKLFGDRPSLSLQNRLDVALEYLFSHPEAKVIVSGGQGEDEDIPEAHSMRNYLMAHGIDESRILIEDSSTNTYENLKFSMDLYDVKHAVVVSNTYHLYRTKIIAKRLGMKMEALAAETPMRSKKKMYVREYAAIMKTILLDR; this is encoded by the coding sequence ATGAACAAATGGATCTTTCTTATAATTTTATTATTACCGCCACTATACATCATTTATATGACGTTTCGAATGAACAAAGTTGCTCGTGAAAAATTGAGCTATCACTCTCCGTACGTTCTTATACTGGGTGCAAAGTTATTTGGAGATAGACCGTCTTTATCTCTTCAAAATCGTTTGGATGTAGCGTTGGAGTATTTATTTTCCCATCCTGAAGCGAAAGTAATTGTTTCAGGTGGTCAAGGGGAAGATGAAGATATACCAGAAGCTCACAGTATGAGAAACTATTTAATGGCACATGGTATAGATGAGAGTCGTATTTTAATAGAAGACAGCTCTACAAATACGTATGAAAATTTAAAGTTTAGTATGGATTTATATGATGTGAAACATGCAGTAGTTGTAAGTAATACGTATCATTTATATAGAACGAAAATTATCGCAAAGCGTTTAGGTATGAAGATGGAGGCACTAGCTGCTGAAACACCAATGCGTTCTAAGAAAAAAATGTATGTGCGTGAATATGCTGCTATAATGAAAACAATATTGTTAGACCGTTAG
- a CDS encoding tetratricopeptide repeat-containing glycosyltransferase: MGNEQVKNVGEEKKLCLCMIVKNESRIMERCLNATKSIVDFVSICDTGSTDNTPEIIENWCEENEIPGTVHHEPFKNFGYNRSLAVSLAQKTYPEADYLLILDADMILEVDPEFDKTSLTEDHYLTLQYDIHIKYWLTRLLKASLPWKSVGVTHEYWDIDRSKVGANYNTRVARLETLVVNDPGDGGSKADKFERDERLLLQGINDPETTPDLHIRYLFYLAQTYFHLSQFEDSIKWYKKRVEAGGWVEEVFYSLLRIGFCYEQLANRSANKQHEVTEADEKENAKKQEEQYTALAVLYFQKAWEYRPTRAEPLYQLARMYRLKSQSNIALMYALQGKEVPFPKDDLLFVDYHVYDYLFDYEISINAFYIPHKKHLGAVSQKYLESKKEELPLHIANMVESNAKFY, from the coding sequence ATGGGAAATGAGCAAGTGAAGAATGTAGGAGAAGAAAAAAAATTATGTCTTTGTATGATTGTTAAAAACGAGTCTAGAATTATGGAAAGATGTTTAAATGCTACAAAATCAATTGTAGATTTTGTTTCTATTTGTGATACTGGATCAACTGATAATACACCTGAAATTATTGAAAATTGGTGTGAAGAAAATGAAATTCCTGGAACAGTTCATCATGAACCATTTAAAAACTTTGGTTATAATAGAAGTTTAGCTGTTTCATTAGCACAAAAAACATATCCAGAAGCAGACTATTTATTAATATTAGATGCAGATATGATATTAGAAGTTGATCCTGAGTTTGATAAGACTAGTTTAACGGAAGACCATTATCTTACACTGCAATATGATATTCATATTAAATATTGGCTTACACGGCTTTTAAAAGCTTCTTTACCATGGAAATCTGTCGGTGTTACTCATGAGTATTGGGATATAGATCGTTCCAAAGTTGGAGCGAATTACAATACGAGAGTAGCTAGGCTAGAGACGCTTGTCGTTAATGATCCTGGGGATGGCGGTAGTAAAGCTGATAAATTTGAAAGAGATGAGAGGTTGCTGTTACAAGGAATAAACGACCCAGAAACAACGCCAGACTTGCATATAAGATATTTATTTTATTTAGCCCAAACTTATTTTCATTTAAGTCAATTTGAAGATTCAATTAAATGGTATAAAAAACGAGTGGAAGCAGGCGGATGGGTTGAAGAGGTATTCTACTCGTTATTGCGAATAGGATTTTGTTATGAACAATTAGCGAACCGTTCAGCAAATAAACAACATGAAGTAACAGAAGCGGATGAAAAAGAAAATGCTAAGAAGCAAGAAGAACAATATACAGCATTAGCTGTTCTTTATTTTCAAAAGGCGTGGGAATATAGACCAACTAGGGCTGAGCCGTTATATCAACTTGCAAGAATGTATCGATTAAAATCTCAAAGCAATATTGCTTTGATGTATGCCCTGCAGGGAAAGGAAGTGCCTTTTCCAAAAGATGATCTTCTATTTGTAGATTATCATGTGTATGATTACTTATTTGATTATGAGATTTCTATAAATGCTTTTTATATACCACATAAAAAACATTTAGGTGCAGTATCACAAAAATATTTAGAATCGAAAAAAGAAGAGTTACCATTGCATATAGCAAATATGGTGGAAAGTAATGCGAAATTTTATTAA
- a CDS encoding MFS transporter encodes MSSLYHDSRLYYILGANSLSAIGSGIVMIMIPWLLIKESGGETTFGYVSIISTLIMFLLTPFIGQSIDRFSRKSLLLCNEGIGIAVIGIMVMWGFAGQSYHSIHYILIYIAGSFYYLLFYPTIFVFNQEIFQAEHYKSLSGTMEIQGQLTQVISGAAASFLIEIVSLKWILLVDMFTFVGALFLFLCIPYVKKKEVKKKVTFKKQLFEGIHFMKKRPKLFWFLLATYMPFIGVMMANYLIPVYISDILKANASVYAIEGMMYGVGAVVAGICIPLIMKYVKTEVSIVMTMFIYVISITAMSIEPSVMLLYGLAILHAIGNAGTRVARNVLMMEEIPNEVMGRVDSLFRLIGTGIRIVLLMLFTAGVSKAGVMLPFYVLSYILILSLGIALYYVYSQRKVGTNVSNKSIV; translated from the coding sequence ATGTCCTCACTTTATCATGATTCTCGCTTGTATTACATTCTAGGGGCCAATAGTCTATCTGCTATTGGTTCCGGAATTGTTATGATAATGATTCCGTGGCTGTTAATTAAAGAGAGTGGAGGAGAGACAACGTTTGGCTATGTTTCCATCATCTCAACTCTAATTATGTTTTTATTAACGCCGTTTATCGGGCAAAGTATTGATCGCTTCTCAAGAAAATCTTTATTGTTATGTAACGAAGGGATCGGGATAGCCGTAATCGGAATAATGGTTATGTGGGGATTTGCTGGGCAATCCTATCATTCTATTCACTATATTCTTATTTATATAGCAGGGTCTTTTTACTATTTGTTATTTTATCCTACAATTTTTGTGTTTAACCAAGAAATTTTCCAAGCAGAACATTATAAAAGTTTAAGTGGGACGATGGAAATACAAGGACAGTTAACACAAGTTATTTCAGGAGCAGCCGCGAGCTTCTTAATTGAAATTGTGTCTTTGAAGTGGATTTTGTTAGTAGATATGTTTACTTTTGTAGGAGCACTTTTCCTGTTCTTATGTATACCATACGTAAAGAAAAAGGAAGTAAAAAAGAAAGTAACATTTAAGAAGCAATTGTTCGAAGGAATTCACTTTATGAAAAAACGTCCCAAGCTCTTTTGGTTCTTACTGGCCACTTATATGCCATTTATCGGTGTCATGATGGCAAATTATTTAATACCAGTTTATATTTCGGATATACTCAAAGCCAATGCCTCTGTATATGCAATAGAGGGCATGATGTACGGTGTCGGAGCAGTTGTTGCAGGGATCTGTATTCCACTCATAATGAAATATGTGAAAACAGAAGTTTCAATCGTTATGACGATGTTCATTTATGTAATTTCAATTACCGCAATGAGTATTGAACCTTCCGTAATGTTGTTATATGGACTTGCGATTTTACATGCGATTGGAAATGCGGGGACAAGAGTGGCGAGAAATGTATTGATGATGGAGGAAATTCCAAACGAAGTAATGGGACGCGTAGACAGCTTATTTCGATTAATTGGTACAGGAATACGAATTGTATTATTAATGCTGTTTACAGCTGGTGTATCTAAAGCTGGGGTAATGCTCCCGTTTTACGTACTTAGCTATATATTGATTCTATCATTAGGAATTGCTCTTTATTATGTATATTCACAACGTAAAGTAGGGACGAACGTTTCTAATAAATCAATCGTTTGA